CCAGATGTGCCCATCCGGGTCCTGGAAGCTCCAGCCGTACATGAATCCGTGGTCCTGCGGATCGTTCGCGGGCGAGCCGCCGTTCGCCAGGGCCGTGTGGACCATCGCGTCCACGTCTTCCCTGCTCTCGGCGGAGAGCGCGACGAGCACCTCCGTATGCGTCGTGGAATCCACGATCTGCTTCTTCGTGAAATCCTGGAAGCGGCCGTGCACCAGCAGCATCACGAACGCCTCGTCGCTGACGATCATGCAGGTGGCCGACTCGTCCG
This genomic window from Longimicrobium sp. contains:
- a CDS encoding VOC family protein, with translation MATGTSRKIFVNLAVKDLARSVEFFTKLGFTFNQQFTDESATCMIVSDEAFVMLLVHGRFQDFTKKQIVDSTTHTEVLVALSAESREDVDAMVHTALANGGSPANDPQDHGFMYGWSFQDPDGHIWEVVWMNPAHVQG